A single region of the Aurantiacibacter sp. MUD11 genome encodes:
- the glmS gene encoding glutamine--fructose-6-phosphate transaminase (isomerizing), with product MCGIIGIVGERDVAARLVDGLRRMEYRGYDSAGVCTVNGGALVRRRAEGKLNNLVEVLAANPAPGHTGIAHTRWATHGAPTEKNAHPHATEHVALVHNGIIENFKELRDELREAGRTLESETDTEVVVHLISREIEGGKSPEEAVADVLPRLRGAFALAITFRDNPDLLIGARLGSPLVVGYGEGEMFLGSDALALAPLTQQIAYLEEGDWVTITRESATIRDVDGNVVEREIGTSGASAAAIEKGNYRHFMQKEIFEQPTVVAQTLRSYLRPSEQRVALPQIDFDISAIDRVTIVACGTSYYAGMVAKYWFEQFARVPVDIDFASEFRYREPILPDGGLALFISQSGETADTLAALKHCKAQGQVIAAVVNVPTSSMAREADLLLPTHAGPEIGVASTKAFTCQLAVLAALAAHFAVKKGLMGREEEAKVVEHLLEAPACLNAALDHDEEIADMAHLIAPARDVLYLGRGADFPLALEGALKLKEISYIHAEGYASGEMKHGPIALIDDAVPVIVLAPSGPLFEKTVSNMQEVQARGGKVVLISDREGIDQAGEGCMAVIEMPKVHPLIAPLVYAVPVQLLAYHVAVAKGTDVDQPRNLAKSVTVE from the coding sequence ATGTGCGGAATTATCGGAATTGTCGGCGAACGTGATGTTGCGGCGCGGCTGGTGGATGGCCTCAGGCGCATGGAATATCGCGGGTACGACAGTGCCGGCGTCTGCACGGTCAACGGCGGCGCGCTGGTGCGCCGCCGGGCCGAGGGCAAGCTGAACAACCTCGTCGAGGTGCTGGCCGCCAATCCGGCCCCCGGCCACACCGGCATCGCCCACACCCGCTGGGCAACACACGGTGCACCGACCGAGAAGAACGCCCACCCCCACGCGACCGAGCATGTCGCGCTGGTGCACAACGGTATCATCGAGAATTTCAAGGAACTGCGCGACGAACTGCGCGAAGCCGGTCGCACGCTGGAAAGCGAAACCGACACCGAGGTCGTCGTTCACCTGATCAGCCGCGAGATCGAAGGCGGCAAGTCGCCCGAAGAGGCCGTCGCCGATGTCCTGCCGCGCCTGCGCGGCGCGTTCGCGCTCGCCATCACCTTCCGTGACAATCCGGACCTGCTGATCGGCGCGCGCCTCGGTTCGCCGCTCGTCGTCGGTTACGGCGAGGGTGAGATGTTCCTTGGTTCCGATGCGCTGGCGCTCGCTCCGCTGACCCAGCAGATAGCCTATCTCGAAGAGGGCGACTGGGTCACGATCACCCGCGAATCCGCGACGATCCGGGACGTCGACGGGAATGTCGTCGAACGCGAGATCGGCACTTCGGGGGCCTCTGCCGCTGCCATCGAGAAGGGCAATTATCGCCACTTCATGCAGAAGGAGATCTTCGAGCAGCCGACCGTGGTGGCGCAGACGCTGCGGTCCTACCTGCGGCCCAGCGAACAGCGCGTGGCCCTGCCGCAGATCGACTTCGACATTTCCGCCATCGACCGTGTCACCATCGTGGCCTGTGGCACCTCGTACTACGCCGGCATGGTCGCAAAGTACTGGTTCGAACAGTTCGCCCGCGTCCCGGTCGACATCGATTTCGCCTCCGAGTTCCGGTACCGCGAGCCGATTCTGCCCGATGGTGGCCTGGCGCTGTTCATCAGCCAGAGCGGCGAGACAGCCGACACGCTGGCCGCGCTCAAGCACTGTAAGGCGCAGGGCCAGGTGATCGCGGCGGTGGTGAACGTGCCCACCAGCTCCATGGCGCGCGAGGCAGACTTGTTGCTGCCCACGCACGCCGGACCGGAAATCGGCGTCGCCTCGACCAAGGCCTTCACCTGCCAGCTGGCCGTGCTGGCCGCGCTGGCCGCGCATTTCGCGGTGAAGAAGGGCCTGATGGGCCGCGAGGAAGAGGCCAAGGTGGTCGAGCACCTGCTCGAAGCGCCTGCGTGCCTCAATGCCGCGCTCGACCATGACGAGGAAATTGCCGACATGGCGCACCTCATCGCCCCGGCGCGCGACGTGCTGTACCTCGGCCGCGGGGCGGACTTCCCGCTGGCCTTGGAAGGCGCGCTGAAACTGAAGGAAATCAGTTATATCCACGCTGAAGGCTATGCCAGCGGCGAGATGAAGCATGGGCCCATTGCGCTGATCGACGACGCCGTTCCGGTCATCGTGCTGGCGCCTTCGGGTCCGCTGTTCGAGAAGACCGTGTCCAACATGCAGGAAGTGCAGGCGCGCGGGGGCAAGGTGGTGCTGATTTCCGACCGGGAAGGCATCGACCAGGCGGGCGAAGGCTGCATGGCCGTGATCGAGATGCCCAAGGTGCATCCGCTGATTGCGCCGCTGGTCTATGCCGTGCCGGTGCAATTGCTGGCCTATCACGTCGCCGTCGCCAAGGGCACGGACGTCGACCAGCCGCGAAATCTCGCGAAATCGGTGACCGTCGAATAG